A single window of Arvicanthis niloticus isolate mArvNil1 chromosome 20, mArvNil1.pat.X, whole genome shotgun sequence DNA harbors:
- the Bag6 gene encoding large proline-rich protein BAG6 isoform X9 has translation MCVCMCLAACWLSRVAGIPTKGGGGRRGRSASPSSLPELSAMEPSDSASTAMEEPDSLEVLVKTLDSQTRTFIVGAQMNVKEFKEHIAASVSIPSEKQRLIYQGRVLQDDKKLQEYNVGGKVIHLVERAPPQTQLPSGASSGTGSASATHGGAPLPGTRAPGASVHDRNANSYVMVGTFNLPSEPRVRLVMAQHMIRDIQTLLSRMECRGGAQAQASQPPSQTPTVASETSEPVESEAPPREPMESEEMEERPPTQTPELTPSGPASAGPAPTGPAPAPETNAPNHPSPAEHVEVLQELQRLQRRLQPFLQRYCEVLGAAATTDYNNNHEGREEDQRLINLVGESLRLLGNTFVALSDLRCNLACAPPRHLHVVRPMSHYTTPMVLQQAAIPIQINVGTTVTMTGNGARPPPAPGAEAATPGSGQASSLPPSSTTVDSSTEGAPPPGPAPPPASSHPRVIRISHQSVEPVVMMHMNIQDSGAQPGGVPSAPTGPLGPPGHGQTLGQQVPGFPTAPTRVVIARPTPPQARPSHPGGPPVSGALQGAGLGTNTSLAQMVSGLVGQLLMQPVLVAQGTPGMAPAQAPAPAPAPAPAPATASASAGTTNTATTAGPAPGGPAQPPPPQPSAADLQFSQLLGNLLGPAGPGAGGPGMASPTITVAMPGVPAFLQGMTDFLQASQTAPPPPPPPPPPPPAPEQQTTPPPGSPSGGTASPGGLGPESLPPEFFTSVVQGVLSSLLGSLGARAGSSESIAAFIQRLSGSSNIFEPGADGALGFFGALLSLLCQNFSMVDVVMLLHGHFQPLQRLQPQLRSFFHQHYLGGQEPTPSNIRMATHTLITGLEEYVRESFSLVQVQPGVDIIRTNLEFLQEQFNSIAAHVLHCTDSGFGARLLELCNQGLFECLALNLHCLGGQQMELAAVINGRIRRMSRGVNPSLVSWLTTMMGLRLQVVLEHMPVGPDAILRYVRRVGDPPQALPEEPMEVQGAERTSPEPQRENASPAPGTTAEEAMSRAPPPAPEGGSRDEQDGASADAEPWAAAVPPEWVPIIQQDIQSQRKVKPQPPLSDAYLSGMPAKRRKTMQGEGPQLLLSEAVSRAAKAAGARPLTSPESLSRDLEAPEVQESYRQQLRSDIQKRLQEDPNYSPQRFPNAHRAFADDP, from the exons atgtgtgtttgtatgtgtttggccGCGTGTTGGTTAAGTCGTGTTGCTGGAATACCGACGAAAGGCGGAGGCGGAAGGAGGGGTCGATCAGCGAGCCCGTCCAGCCTCCC AGAGCTGTCGGCCATGGAGCCGAGTGATAGTGCCAGTACCGCTATGGAGGAGCCTGACAGCCTGGAGGTACTGGTGAAGACCCTGGACTCTCAGACTCGGACTTTTATTGTGGGGGCCCAG ATGAACGTAAAGGAGTTTAAGGAACACATAGCTGCTTCTGTCAGCATCCCTTCCGAGAAACAGCGGCTCATCTACCAGGGCCGGGTTCTGCAAGATGATAAGAAGCTCCAGGAATACA ATGTTGGGGGAAAGGTTATCCACCTGGTGGAACGGGCTCCTCCTCAGACTCAGCTTCCttctggagcatcttctgggacAGGCTCTGCCTCAGCTACTCATGGTGGGGCACCCCTGCCCGGCACTCGGGCCCCTGGGGCCTCTGTTCATGACCGGAATGCCAACAGCTATGTCATGGTTGGAACCTTCAATCTTCCT AGTGAGCCCCGGGTGCGGCTGGTGATGGCTCAGCACATGATTAGGGATATACAGACCTTACTGTCCCGGATGGAG TGTCGAGGGGGAGCCCAAGCACAGGCCAGTCAGCCACCCTCACAGACACCGACTGTGGCCTCAGAAACATCAGAACCAGTTGAAAGTGAAGCCCCTCCTCGAGAGCCCATGGAGTCAGAAGAAATGGAGGAACGTCCCCCAACCCAGACTCCAGAGCTTACGCCCTCTGGCCCAGCTTCAGCGGGCCCAGCACCCACAGGCCCAGCACCCGCGCCAGAGACAAATGCACCCAA CCACCCTTCCCCTGCAGAGCATGTGGAGGTGCTCCAGGAGCTTCAGCGCTTGCAGCGCCGTCTTCAGCCCTTCTTGCAACGCTACTGTGAGGTCCTGGGTGCTGCTGCCACTACAGACTACAACAACAAC CATGAGGGCCGTGAGGAGGACCAGCGGTTGATCAACTTGGTGGGGGAGAGCTTGCGGCTACTGGGCAACACTTTCGTGGCATTGTCCGATCTGCGCTGCAATCTGGCCTGTGCCCCTCCACGGCATCTGCATGTGGTACGGCCTATGTCTCACTACACGACTCCCATGGTGCTCCAGCAGGCAGCCATTCCCATTCAG ATCAATGTGGGGACTACTGTGACCATGACAGGCAATGGGGCTCGGCCTCCACCAGCTCCTGGTGCGGAGGCAGCAACTCCAGGTTCAGGCCAGGCCTCATCCCTGCCTCCGTCTTCTACCACTGTTGATTCGTCAACTGAAGGAGCTCCGCCACCCGGACCAGCACCGCCACCAGCCAGCAGCCACCCACGGGTCATCCGGATCTCCCACCAGAGTGTAGAGCCCGTGGTCATGATGCACATGAACATTCAAG ACTCTGGAGCACAGCCTGGTGGTGTGCCGAGTGCTCCCACTGGTCCACTGGGACCTCCTGGTCACGGACAGACCCTGG GACAGCAGGTGCCCGGCTTCCCAACAGCACCAACTCGGGTGGTGATTGCCCGGCCCACTCCTCCACAGGCTCGTCCTTCGCATCCTGGGGGACCTCCAGTCTCTGGAGCTCTG CAGGGCGCTGGGCTGGGTACAAACACTTCATTGGCCCAGATGGTGAGCGGCCTTGTGGGGCAGCTTCTTATGCAGCCTGTTCTTGTGG CTCAGGGGACTCCAGGAATGGCCCCGGCTCAGGCTCCGGCCCCAGCTCCGGCTCCAGCTCCGGCTCCTGCCACTGCTTCAGCTAGTGCTGGCACTACCAACACAGCTACCACAGCTGGCCCTGCTCCTGGGGGTCCTGCccagcctccacctcctcagCCCTCTGCGGctgatcttcagttctctcagcTCCTGGGAAATCTGCTGGGACCTGCAGGGCCAGGGGCTGGGGGCCCAGGCATGGCTTCTCCCACCATCACTGTGGCAATGCCTGGTGTCCCTGCTTTTCTCCAGGGCATGACTGATTTTTTACAG GCATCACAGActgcccctccaccccctccacctcctccacccccaccccctgccccagaGCAGCAGACCACACCTCCACCAGGGTCCCCTTCTGGTGGAACAGCGAGTCCTGGCGGCTTAGGTCCTGAGAGCCTGCCCCCAGAGtttttcacctcagtggtgcagGGCGTGCTGAGCTCCCTCCTGGGCTCCTTGGGGGCTCGCGCGGGCAGCAGTGAGAGCATTGCTGCCTTCATCCAACGCCTCAGTGGATCCAGCAACATCTTTGAGCCTGGGGCTGATGGCGCCCTTG GATTCTTTGgagctctgctctctcttctgtgcCAGAACTTCTCCATGGTGGATGTGGTGATGCTGCTCCATGGCCATTTCCAGCCACTGCAGCGGCTCCAGCCACAGCTACGATCTTTCTTCCACCAGCACTACCTGGGTGGCCAGGAGCCCACACCTAGCAACATCCGG ATGGCAACCCACACACTGATCACTGGGCTGGAAGAGTATGTACGGGAGAGTTTT TCTTTGGTGCAGGTTCAACCAGGTGTGGACATCATCAGGACAAACTTGGAATTCCTCCAAGAGCAGTTTAACAGCATTGCTGCTCACGTGCTGCACTGTACAG ACAGTGGATTTGGAGCCCGGCTGCTGGAGCTGTGTAACCAGGGCCTGTTTGAATGCCTGGCCCTGAACCTGCACTGTTTGGGGGGGCAGCAGATGGAGCTTGCTGCTGTCATCAATGGCCGAATT CGCCGCATGTCTCGTGGGGTGAATCCATCCTTGGTGAGCTGGCTGACAACTATGATGGGACTGAGGCTTCAGGTGGTCTTGGAGCACATGCCTGTGGGTCCCGATGCCATCCTCAGATACGTTCGCAGGGTTGGTGATCCTCCTCAG GCACTTCCTGAAGAGCCAATGGAAGTTCAGGGAGCAGAAAGAACTTCCCCTGAACCTCAG agagagaatgctTCCCCAGCCCCTGGAACAACAGCAGAAGAAGCCATGTCCCGAGCTCCACCCCCTGCTCCTGAAGGAGGTTCCCGAGATGAACAGGATGGAGCTTCAGCTGATGCAGAACCGTGGGCAGCTGCAGTCCCCCCT gaaTGGGTCCCTATTATCCAGCAGGACATTCAGAGCCAGCGGAAGGTGAAACCTCAGCCGCCCCTGAGTGATGCCTACCTCAGTGGCATGCCTGCCAAGAGACGAAAG ACAATGCAGGGTGAGGGCCCCCAGCTGCTACTCTCAGAGGCAGTGAGCCGGGCAGCTAAGGCAGCCGGAGCTCGGCCCCTGACAAGCCCCGAGAGCCTGAGCCGGGACCTGGAGGCACCAGAGGTTCAGGAGAGCTACAGGCAGCAG ctccGGTCTGATATCCAAAAACGACTGCAGGAAGATCCCAACTACAGCCCCCAGCGCTTCCCTAATGCCCACCGGGCATTTGCTGATGACCCCTAG
- the Bag6 gene encoding large proline-rich protein BAG6 isoform X17, producing the protein MCVCMCLAACWLSRVAGIPTKGGGGRRGRSASPSSLPELSAMEPSDSASTAMEEPDSLEVLVKTLDSQTRTFIVGAQMNVKEFKEHIAASVSIPSEKQRLIYQGRVLQDDKKLQEYNVGGKVIHLVERAPPQTQLPSGASSGTGSASATHGGAPLPGTRAPGASVHDRNANSYVMVGTFNLPSEPRVRLVMAQHMIRDIQTLLSRMECRGGAQAQASQPPSQTPTVASETSEPVESEAPPREPMESEEMEERPPTQTPELTPSGPASAGPAPTGPAPAPETNAPNHPSPAEHVEVLQELQRLQRRLQPFLQRYCEVLGAAATTDYNNNHEGREEDQRLINLVGESLRLLGNTFVALSDLRCNLACAPPRHLHVVRPMSHYTTPMVLQQAAIPIQINVGTTVTMTGNGARPPPAPGAEAATPGSGQASSLPPSSTTVDSSTEGAPPPGPAPPPASSHPRVIRISHQSVEPVVMMHMNIQDSGAQPGGVPSAPTGPLGPPGHGQTLGQQVPGFPTAPTRVVIARPTPPQARPSHPGGPPVSGALQGAGLGTNTSLAQMVSGLVGQLLMQPVLVAQGTPGMAPAQAPAPAPAPAPAPATASASAGTTNTATTAGPAPGGPAQPPPPQPSAADLQFSQLLGNLLGPAGPGAGGPGMASPTITVAMPGVPAFLQGMTDFLQASQTAPPPPPPPPPPPPAPEQQTTPPPGSPSGGTASPGGLGPESLPPEFFTSVVQGVLSSLLGSLGARAGSSESIAAFIQRLSGSSNIFEPGADGALGFFGALLSLLCQNFSMVDVVMLLHGHFQPLQRLQPQLRSFFHQHYLGGQEPTPSNIRMATHTLITGLEEYVRESFSLVQVQPGVDIIRTNLEFLQEQFNSIAAHVLHCTDSGFGARLLELCNQGLFECLALNLHCLGGQQMELAAVINGRIRRMSRGVNPSLVSWLTTMMGLRLQVVLEHMPVGPDAILRYVRRVGDPPQALPEEPMEVQGAERTSPEPQRENASPAPGTTAEEAMSRAPPPAPEGGSRDEQDGASADAEPWAAAVPPEWVPIIQQDIQSQRKVKPQPPLSDAYLSGMPAKRRKLRSDIQKRLQEDPNYSPQRFPNAHRAFADDP; encoded by the exons atgtgtgtttgtatgtgtttggccGCGTGTTGGTTAAGTCGTGTTGCTGGAATACCGACGAAAGGCGGAGGCGGAAGGAGGGGTCGATCAGCGAGCCCGTCCAGCCTCCC AGAGCTGTCGGCCATGGAGCCGAGTGATAGTGCCAGTACCGCTATGGAGGAGCCTGACAGCCTGGAGGTACTGGTGAAGACCCTGGACTCTCAGACTCGGACTTTTATTGTGGGGGCCCAG ATGAACGTAAAGGAGTTTAAGGAACACATAGCTGCTTCTGTCAGCATCCCTTCCGAGAAACAGCGGCTCATCTACCAGGGCCGGGTTCTGCAAGATGATAAGAAGCTCCAGGAATACA ATGTTGGGGGAAAGGTTATCCACCTGGTGGAACGGGCTCCTCCTCAGACTCAGCTTCCttctggagcatcttctgggacAGGCTCTGCCTCAGCTACTCATGGTGGGGCACCCCTGCCCGGCACTCGGGCCCCTGGGGCCTCTGTTCATGACCGGAATGCCAACAGCTATGTCATGGTTGGAACCTTCAATCTTCCT AGTGAGCCCCGGGTGCGGCTGGTGATGGCTCAGCACATGATTAGGGATATACAGACCTTACTGTCCCGGATGGAG TGTCGAGGGGGAGCCCAAGCACAGGCCAGTCAGCCACCCTCACAGACACCGACTGTGGCCTCAGAAACATCAGAACCAGTTGAAAGTGAAGCCCCTCCTCGAGAGCCCATGGAGTCAGAAGAAATGGAGGAACGTCCCCCAACCCAGACTCCAGAGCTTACGCCCTCTGGCCCAGCTTCAGCGGGCCCAGCACCCACAGGCCCAGCACCCGCGCCAGAGACAAATGCACCCAA CCACCCTTCCCCTGCAGAGCATGTGGAGGTGCTCCAGGAGCTTCAGCGCTTGCAGCGCCGTCTTCAGCCCTTCTTGCAACGCTACTGTGAGGTCCTGGGTGCTGCTGCCACTACAGACTACAACAACAAC CATGAGGGCCGTGAGGAGGACCAGCGGTTGATCAACTTGGTGGGGGAGAGCTTGCGGCTACTGGGCAACACTTTCGTGGCATTGTCCGATCTGCGCTGCAATCTGGCCTGTGCCCCTCCACGGCATCTGCATGTGGTACGGCCTATGTCTCACTACACGACTCCCATGGTGCTCCAGCAGGCAGCCATTCCCATTCAG ATCAATGTGGGGACTACTGTGACCATGACAGGCAATGGGGCTCGGCCTCCACCAGCTCCTGGTGCGGAGGCAGCAACTCCAGGTTCAGGCCAGGCCTCATCCCTGCCTCCGTCTTCTACCACTGTTGATTCGTCAACTGAAGGAGCTCCGCCACCCGGACCAGCACCGCCACCAGCCAGCAGCCACCCACGGGTCATCCGGATCTCCCACCAGAGTGTAGAGCCCGTGGTCATGATGCACATGAACATTCAAG ACTCTGGAGCACAGCCTGGTGGTGTGCCGAGTGCTCCCACTGGTCCACTGGGACCTCCTGGTCACGGACAGACCCTGG GACAGCAGGTGCCCGGCTTCCCAACAGCACCAACTCGGGTGGTGATTGCCCGGCCCACTCCTCCACAGGCTCGTCCTTCGCATCCTGGGGGACCTCCAGTCTCTGGAGCTCTG CAGGGCGCTGGGCTGGGTACAAACACTTCATTGGCCCAGATGGTGAGCGGCCTTGTGGGGCAGCTTCTTATGCAGCCTGTTCTTGTGG CTCAGGGGACTCCAGGAATGGCCCCGGCTCAGGCTCCGGCCCCAGCTCCGGCTCCAGCTCCGGCTCCTGCCACTGCTTCAGCTAGTGCTGGCACTACCAACACAGCTACCACAGCTGGCCCTGCTCCTGGGGGTCCTGCccagcctccacctcctcagCCCTCTGCGGctgatcttcagttctctcagcTCCTGGGAAATCTGCTGGGACCTGCAGGGCCAGGGGCTGGGGGCCCAGGCATGGCTTCTCCCACCATCACTGTGGCAATGCCTGGTGTCCCTGCTTTTCTCCAGGGCATGACTGATTTTTTACAG GCATCACAGActgcccctccaccccctccacctcctccacccccaccccctgccccagaGCAGCAGACCACACCTCCACCAGGGTCCCCTTCTGGTGGAACAGCGAGTCCTGGCGGCTTAGGTCCTGAGAGCCTGCCCCCAGAGtttttcacctcagtggtgcagGGCGTGCTGAGCTCCCTCCTGGGCTCCTTGGGGGCTCGCGCGGGCAGCAGTGAGAGCATTGCTGCCTTCATCCAACGCCTCAGTGGATCCAGCAACATCTTTGAGCCTGGGGCTGATGGCGCCCTTG GATTCTTTGgagctctgctctctcttctgtgcCAGAACTTCTCCATGGTGGATGTGGTGATGCTGCTCCATGGCCATTTCCAGCCACTGCAGCGGCTCCAGCCACAGCTACGATCTTTCTTCCACCAGCACTACCTGGGTGGCCAGGAGCCCACACCTAGCAACATCCGG ATGGCAACCCACACACTGATCACTGGGCTGGAAGAGTATGTACGGGAGAGTTTT TCTTTGGTGCAGGTTCAACCAGGTGTGGACATCATCAGGACAAACTTGGAATTCCTCCAAGAGCAGTTTAACAGCATTGCTGCTCACGTGCTGCACTGTACAG ACAGTGGATTTGGAGCCCGGCTGCTGGAGCTGTGTAACCAGGGCCTGTTTGAATGCCTGGCCCTGAACCTGCACTGTTTGGGGGGGCAGCAGATGGAGCTTGCTGCTGTCATCAATGGCCGAATT CGCCGCATGTCTCGTGGGGTGAATCCATCCTTGGTGAGCTGGCTGACAACTATGATGGGACTGAGGCTTCAGGTGGTCTTGGAGCACATGCCTGTGGGTCCCGATGCCATCCTCAGATACGTTCGCAGGGTTGGTGATCCTCCTCAG GCACTTCCTGAAGAGCCAATGGAAGTTCAGGGAGCAGAAAGAACTTCCCCTGAACCTCAG agagagaatgctTCCCCAGCCCCTGGAACAACAGCAGAAGAAGCCATGTCCCGAGCTCCACCCCCTGCTCCTGAAGGAGGTTCCCGAGATGAACAGGATGGAGCTTCAGCTGATGCAGAACCGTGGGCAGCTGCAGTCCCCCCT gaaTGGGTCCCTATTATCCAGCAGGACATTCAGAGCCAGCGGAAGGTGAAACCTCAGCCGCCCCTGAGTGATGCCTACCTCAGTGGCATGCCTGCCAAGAGACGAAAG ctccGGTCTGATATCCAAAAACGACTGCAGGAAGATCCCAACTACAGCCCCCAGCGCTTCCCTAATGCCCACCGGGCATTTGCTGATGACCCCTAG
- the Bag6 gene encoding large proline-rich protein BAG6 isoform X8, with protein sequence MCVCMCLAACWLSRVAGIPTKGGGGRRGRSASPSSLPELSAMEPSDSASTAMEEPDSLEVLVKTLDSQTRTFIVGAQMNVKEFKEHIAASVSIPSEKQRLIYQGRVLQDDKKLQEYNVGGKVIHLVERAPPQTQLPSGASSGTGSASATHGGAPLPGTRAPGASVHDRNANSYVMVGTFNLPSDGSAVDVHINMEQAPIQSEPRVRLVMAQHMIRDIQTLLSRMECRGGAQAQASQPPSQTPTVASETSEPVESEAPPREPMESEEMEERPPTQTPELTPSGPASAGPAPTGPAPAPETNAPNHPSPAEHVEVLQELQRLQRRLQPFLQRYCEVLGAAATTDYNNNHEGREEDQRLINLVGESLRLLGNTFVALSDLRCNLACAPPRHLHVVRPMSHYTTPMVLQQAAIPIQINVGTTVTMTGNGARPPPAPGAEAATPGSGQASSLPPSSTTVDSSTEGAPPPGPAPPPASSHPRVIRISHQSVEPVVMMHMNIQDSGAQPGGVPSAPTGPLGPPGHGQTLGSTLIQLPSLPPEFMHAVAHQITHQAMVAAVASAAAGQQVPGFPTAPTRVVIARPTPPQARPSHPGGPPVSGALGAGLGTNTSLAQMVSGLVGQLLMQPVLVAQGTPGMAPAQAPAPAPAPAPAPATASASAGTTNTATTAGPAPGGPAQPPPPQPSAADLQFSQLLGNLLGPAGPGAGGPGMASPTITVAMPGVPAFLQGMTDFLQASQTAPPPPPPPPPPPPAPEQQTTPPPGSPSGGTASPGGLGPESLPPEFFTSVVQGVLSSLLGSLGARAGSSESIAAFIQRLSGSSNIFEPGADGALGFFGALLSLLCQNFSMVDVVMLLHGHFQPLQRLQPQLRSFFHQHYLGGQEPTPSNIRMATHTLITGLEEYVRESFSLVQVQPGVDIIRTNLEFLQEQFNSIAAHVLHCTDSGFGARLLELCNQGLFECLALNLHCLGGQQMELAAVINGRIRRMSRGVNPSLVSWLTTMMGLRLQVVLEHMPVGPDAILRYVRRVGDPPQALPEEPMEVQGAERTSPEPQRENASPAPGTTAEEAMSRAPPPAPEGGSRDEQDGASADAEPWAAAVPPEWVPIIQQDIQSQRKVKPQPPLSDAYLSGMPAKRRKLRSDIQKRLQEDPNYSPQRFPNAHRAFADDP encoded by the exons atgtgtgtttgtatgtgtttggccGCGTGTTGGTTAAGTCGTGTTGCTGGAATACCGACGAAAGGCGGAGGCGGAAGGAGGGGTCGATCAGCGAGCCCGTCCAGCCTCCC AGAGCTGTCGGCCATGGAGCCGAGTGATAGTGCCAGTACCGCTATGGAGGAGCCTGACAGCCTGGAGGTACTGGTGAAGACCCTGGACTCTCAGACTCGGACTTTTATTGTGGGGGCCCAG ATGAACGTAAAGGAGTTTAAGGAACACATAGCTGCTTCTGTCAGCATCCCTTCCGAGAAACAGCGGCTCATCTACCAGGGCCGGGTTCTGCAAGATGATAAGAAGCTCCAGGAATACA ATGTTGGGGGAAAGGTTATCCACCTGGTGGAACGGGCTCCTCCTCAGACTCAGCTTCCttctggagcatcttctgggacAGGCTCTGCCTCAGCTACTCATGGTGGGGCACCCCTGCCCGGCACTCGGGCCCCTGGGGCCTCTGTTCATGACCGGAATGCCAACAGCTATGTCATGGTTGGAACCTTCAATCTTCCT AGTGACGGCTCTGCTGTGGATGTTCACATCAACATGGAACAGGCCCCAATTCAG AGTGAGCCCCGGGTGCGGCTGGTGATGGCTCAGCACATGATTAGGGATATACAGACCTTACTGTCCCGGATGGAG TGTCGAGGGGGAGCCCAAGCACAGGCCAGTCAGCCACCCTCACAGACACCGACTGTGGCCTCAGAAACATCAGAACCAGTTGAAAGTGAAGCCCCTCCTCGAGAGCCCATGGAGTCAGAAGAAATGGAGGAACGTCCCCCAACCCAGACTCCAGAGCTTACGCCCTCTGGCCCAGCTTCAGCGGGCCCAGCACCCACAGGCCCAGCACCCGCGCCAGAGACAAATGCACCCAA CCACCCTTCCCCTGCAGAGCATGTGGAGGTGCTCCAGGAGCTTCAGCGCTTGCAGCGCCGTCTTCAGCCCTTCTTGCAACGCTACTGTGAGGTCCTGGGTGCTGCTGCCACTACAGACTACAACAACAAC CATGAGGGCCGTGAGGAGGACCAGCGGTTGATCAACTTGGTGGGGGAGAGCTTGCGGCTACTGGGCAACACTTTCGTGGCATTGTCCGATCTGCGCTGCAATCTGGCCTGTGCCCCTCCACGGCATCTGCATGTGGTACGGCCTATGTCTCACTACACGACTCCCATGGTGCTCCAGCAGGCAGCCATTCCCATTCAG ATCAATGTGGGGACTACTGTGACCATGACAGGCAATGGGGCTCGGCCTCCACCAGCTCCTGGTGCGGAGGCAGCAACTCCAGGTTCAGGCCAGGCCTCATCCCTGCCTCCGTCTTCTACCACTGTTGATTCGTCAACTGAAGGAGCTCCGCCACCCGGACCAGCACCGCCACCAGCCAGCAGCCACCCACGGGTCATCCGGATCTCCCACCAGAGTGTAGAGCCCGTGGTCATGATGCACATGAACATTCAAG ACTCTGGAGCACAGCCTGGTGGTGTGCCGAGTGCTCCCACTGGTCCACTGGGACCTCCTGGTCACGGACAGACCCTGG GCTCCACCCTCATCCAgctgccctccctgccccctgaGTTCATGCACGCCGTCGCCCACCAGATCACTCATCAGGCCATGGTGGCAGCTGTTGCCTCCGCGGCCGCAG GACAGCAGGTGCCCGGCTTCCCAACAGCACCAACTCGGGTGGTGATTGCCCGGCCCACTCCTCCACAGGCTCGTCCTTCGCATCCTGGGGGACCTCCAGTCTCTGGAGCTCTG GGCGCTGGGCTGGGTACAAACACTTCATTGGCCCAGATGGTGAGCGGCCTTGTGGGGCAGCTTCTTATGCAGCCTGTTCTTGTGG CTCAGGGGACTCCAGGAATGGCCCCGGCTCAGGCTCCGGCCCCAGCTCCGGCTCCAGCTCCGGCTCCTGCCACTGCTTCAGCTAGTGCTGGCACTACCAACACAGCTACCACAGCTGGCCCTGCTCCTGGGGGTCCTGCccagcctccacctcctcagCCCTCTGCGGctgatcttcagttctctcagcTCCTGGGAAATCTGCTGGGACCTGCAGGGCCAGGGGCTGGGGGCCCAGGCATGGCTTCTCCCACCATCACTGTGGCAATGCCTGGTGTCCCTGCTTTTCTCCAGGGCATGACTGATTTTTTACAG GCATCACAGActgcccctccaccccctccacctcctccacccccaccccctgccccagaGCAGCAGACCACACCTCCACCAGGGTCCCCTTCTGGTGGAACAGCGAGTCCTGGCGGCTTAGGTCCTGAGAGCCTGCCCCCAGAGtttttcacctcagtggtgcagGGCGTGCTGAGCTCCCTCCTGGGCTCCTTGGGGGCTCGCGCGGGCAGCAGTGAGAGCATTGCTGCCTTCATCCAACGCCTCAGTGGATCCAGCAACATCTTTGAGCCTGGGGCTGATGGCGCCCTTG GATTCTTTGgagctctgctctctcttctgtgcCAGAACTTCTCCATGGTGGATGTGGTGATGCTGCTCCATGGCCATTTCCAGCCACTGCAGCGGCTCCAGCCACAGCTACGATCTTTCTTCCACCAGCACTACCTGGGTGGCCAGGAGCCCACACCTAGCAACATCCGG ATGGCAACCCACACACTGATCACTGGGCTGGAAGAGTATGTACGGGAGAGTTTT TCTTTGGTGCAGGTTCAACCAGGTGTGGACATCATCAGGACAAACTTGGAATTCCTCCAAGAGCAGTTTAACAGCATTGCTGCTCACGTGCTGCACTGTACAG ACAGTGGATTTGGAGCCCGGCTGCTGGAGCTGTGTAACCAGGGCCTGTTTGAATGCCTGGCCCTGAACCTGCACTGTTTGGGGGGGCAGCAGATGGAGCTTGCTGCTGTCATCAATGGCCGAATT CGCCGCATGTCTCGTGGGGTGAATCCATCCTTGGTGAGCTGGCTGACAACTATGATGGGACTGAGGCTTCAGGTGGTCTTGGAGCACATGCCTGTGGGTCCCGATGCCATCCTCAGATACGTTCGCAGGGTTGGTGATCCTCCTCAG GCACTTCCTGAAGAGCCAATGGAAGTTCAGGGAGCAGAAAGAACTTCCCCTGAACCTCAG agagagaatgctTCCCCAGCCCCTGGAACAACAGCAGAAGAAGCCATGTCCCGAGCTCCACCCCCTGCTCCTGAAGGAGGTTCCCGAGATGAACAGGATGGAGCTTCAGCTGATGCAGAACCGTGGGCAGCTGCAGTCCCCCCT gaaTGGGTCCCTATTATCCAGCAGGACATTCAGAGCCAGCGGAAGGTGAAACCTCAGCCGCCCCTGAGTGATGCCTACCTCAGTGGCATGCCTGCCAAGAGACGAAAG ctccGGTCTGATATCCAAAAACGACTGCAGGAAGATCCCAACTACAGCCCCCAGCGCTTCCCTAATGCCCACCGGGCATTTGCTGATGACCCCTAG